A window of the Scandinavium goeteborgense genome harbors these coding sequences:
- the proV gene encoding glycine betaine/L-proline ABC transporter ATP-binding protein ProV, producing MAIKLEVKNLYKIFGEHPQRAFKYIEKGHSKEQILEKTGLSLGVMDASLAIEEGEIFVIMGLSGSGKSTMVRLLNRLIEPTRGQVLIDGIDIAKISDAELREVRRKKIAMVFQSFALMPHMNVLDNTAFGMQLAGVPPQERQEKALDALRQVGLENYAHGYPDELSGGMRQRVGLARALAINPDILLMDEAFSALDPLIRTEMQDELVKLQARHQRTVVFISHDLDEAMRIGDRIAIMQNGRVVQIGTPDEILNNPANDYVRTFFRGVDISQVFSAKDIARRNPKGLLRKTPGFGPRSAIKLLQDEDREYGYVVERGNKFVGIVSIDSLKAALAEGLGIDAALLDAPQPLDAQTALSELLSHVGQAPCAVPVIDEEQQYVGIISKSMLLQALDREGTNNG from the coding sequence ATGGCAATTAAATTAGAAGTTAAGAATCTTTATAAAATATTTGGCGAGCATCCGCAACGCGCATTCAAATATATTGAAAAAGGTCATTCGAAAGAACAAATTCTTGAGAAGACCGGGTTGTCACTTGGCGTTATGGACGCCAGTCTGGCCATTGAAGAAGGCGAGATTTTTGTCATCATGGGGTTATCCGGTTCCGGTAAATCCACCATGGTACGCCTTCTCAATCGCCTGATTGAACCCACCCGCGGTCAGGTTCTCATCGACGGTATTGATATTGCGAAAATATCCGACGCTGAGCTCCGCGAGGTGCGCAGAAAGAAAATTGCGATGGTCTTCCAGTCATTTGCGCTTATGCCGCATATGAACGTCCTGGATAATACGGCCTTCGGAATGCAATTAGCGGGCGTGCCACCGCAAGAGCGTCAGGAAAAAGCCCTGGACGCGCTTCGTCAGGTGGGTCTCGAAAATTATGCTCACGGTTATCCGGATGAATTATCCGGAGGGATGCGCCAGCGCGTGGGTCTTGCCCGTGCATTAGCCATTAACCCTGACATCTTATTAATGGATGAAGCGTTCTCCGCGCTCGACCCTTTAATTCGTACCGAAATGCAGGACGAGCTGGTGAAATTACAGGCCCGTCATCAGCGTACCGTTGTCTTTATTTCCCACGATCTCGACGAAGCCATGCGCATCGGCGACCGTATTGCCATTATGCAAAATGGCCGTGTGGTACAGATCGGTACACCGGATGAAATTCTGAATAATCCGGCCAATGACTATGTGCGCACCTTCTTCCGTGGCGTGGATATCAGCCAGGTGTTTAGCGCCAAAGACATTGCCCGCCGTAACCCGAAAGGACTGCTGCGTAAAACCCCAGGCTTTGGCCCACGCTCTGCGATTAAGCTGTTGCAGGATGAAGACCGCGAATATGGCTATGTCGTTGAACGCGGGAATAAATTTGTCGGTATTGTTTCCATTGATTCTCTGAAGGCCGCGCTGGCCGAGGGCCTGGGCATTGACGCTGCGCTGCTGGATGCGCCACAGCCTCTTGACGCTCAGACCGCGCTTAGCGAGTTGCTCTCTCACGTTGGTCAGGCACCGTGCGCGGTTCCGGTCATCGACGAAGAACAACAGTACGTGGGCATCATCTCCAAGAGCATGCTGCTACAGGCTTTAGATCGCGAGGGAACAAACAATGGCTGA
- the nrdF gene encoding class 1b ribonucleoside-diphosphate reductase subunit beta has product MNRLSRVSAVNWNKIEDDKDLEVWNRLTSNFWLPEKVPLSNDIPAWQSLSHAEQQLTIRVFSGLTLLDTIQNTVGAPSLMPDALTPHEEAVMSNISFMEAVHARSYSSIFSTLCQTKDVDAAYAWSEENAPLQRKAQLMLEHYAADAPLKKKIASVFLESFLFYSGFWLPMYFSSRGKLTNTADLIRLIIRDEAVHGYYIGYKFQKGLEKVSAEERQALKDFALELLLDLYDNELAYTDALYAGTGWEDDVKAFLCYNANKALMNLGYEALFPVEMADVNPAILAALSPNADENHDFFSGSGSSYVMGKAVETVDEDWNF; this is encoded by the coding sequence ATGAACCGTTTATCACGCGTCAGCGCCGTTAACTGGAACAAGATTGAGGACGATAAGGACCTGGAGGTCTGGAACCGTTTGACCAGCAACTTCTGGCTGCCGGAAAAAGTGCCGCTGTCGAATGACATTCCGGCGTGGCAGTCGTTGAGCCACGCCGAGCAGCAACTGACCATCCGCGTGTTCAGCGGCCTGACGCTACTCGACACCATTCAGAACACCGTCGGTGCACCGTCGCTGATGCCGGATGCGCTGACCCCGCACGAAGAAGCTGTAATGTCGAATATCAGCTTTATGGAGGCGGTCCATGCCCGTTCATACAGCTCGATTTTCTCCACGCTGTGCCAGACCAAAGACGTGGATGCGGCCTACGCCTGGAGCGAAGAAAACGCGCCGCTGCAGCGCAAAGCGCAATTGATGCTGGAACACTACGCCGCCGATGCGCCGCTGAAGAAAAAGATCGCCAGCGTATTTCTGGAATCGTTCCTGTTCTATTCCGGCTTCTGGCTGCCGATGTATTTCTCCAGCCGGGGTAAGCTGACCAACACCGCGGATCTTATTCGACTGATTATTCGCGACGAAGCGGTTCACGGTTATTACATCGGATATAAATTCCAGAAAGGCCTGGAGAAAGTCAGTGCTGAGGAGCGACAGGCATTAAAAGATTTCGCCCTTGAGCTGCTGTTGGATTTGTACGACAACGAACTCGCCTACACCGACGCGTTGTACGCGGGCACCGGCTGGGAAGACGACGTAAAAGCGTTCCTTTGCTATAACGCCAACAAGGCGCTGATGAACCTGGGCTATGAAGCGCTGTTCCCGGTGGAAATGGCGGACGTGAACCCGGCGATCCTGGCCGCGCTGTCGCCGAACGCCGACGAAAATCATGACTTCTTCTCCGGTTCTGGCTCTTCCTACGTGATGGGGAAGGCGGTCGAAACAGTAGACGAAGACTGGAATTTCTAA
- the nrdE gene encoding class 1b ribonucleoside-diphosphate reductase subunit alpha — MATTTAERVTHSAPDYHALNAMLNLYDKAGRIQFEKDAEAVSAFMESHVRPQTRTFANQDARLDWLVAEGYYDARTLARFDRSFVVDLFAHAHASGFRFKTFLGAWKYYTSYTLKSFDGKQFLEHFEDRVVMVALSLAQGDEALARQLVDEMLSGRFQPATPTFLNGGKQQRGELVSCFLLRIEDNMESIGRAVNSALQLSKRGGGVAFLLSNLRESGASIKRIENQSSGVIPVMKMLEDAFSYANQLGARQGAGAVYLHAHHPDILRFLDTKRENADEKIRIKTLSLGVVIPDVTFQLAKDNAQMALFSPYDVERLYGKPFGDVAISEMYDELLANEQVRKTFINARDFFQTLAEIQFESGYPYIMYEDTVNRANPIAGRINMSNLCSEILQVNSASTFDENLDYAHTGHDISCNLGSLNIALAMDSADFGLTVETAIRGLTAVSDMSHIRSVPSVEAGNAASHAIGLGQMNLHGYLAREGIAYGSPEGLDFTNLYFYTVTWHALNTSMKLARERNQRFAGFADSRYASGESFRQYLENDWQPKTEKVRALFAQAGITLPTREMWQQLREDVMQYGIYNQNLQAVPPTGSISYINHATSSIHPIVSKIEIRKEGKTGRVYYPAPFMTNDNLALYQDAYEIGPEKIIDTYAEATKHVDQGLSLTLFFPDTATTRDINKAQIYAWKKGIKTLYYIRLRQLALEGTEIEGCVSCAL; from the coding sequence TTGGCAACGACAACCGCAGAACGTGTGACCCACAGCGCCCCGGACTACCATGCCCTGAACGCGATGCTGAACCTGTACGACAAAGCGGGCCGCATTCAGTTTGAAAAAGATGCCGAAGCGGTGAGCGCTTTCATGGAAAGCCACGTCAGACCGCAAACCCGCACCTTTGCCAATCAGGACGCGAGGCTCGACTGGCTGGTTGCCGAAGGGTATTACGATGCCCGCACCCTCGCCCGTTTCGATCGCTCCTTTGTGGTGGACCTGTTCGCCCACGCGCACGCCAGCGGTTTTCGCTTCAAAACGTTCCTCGGCGCGTGGAAGTATTACACCAGCTACACCCTCAAATCCTTTGACGGCAAACAATTTCTCGAACACTTTGAAGACCGGGTGGTGATGGTTGCGCTGAGCCTGGCGCAAGGCGATGAAGCCCTCGCCCGTCAGCTCGTCGATGAAATGCTTTCCGGCCGTTTTCAACCCGCTACCCCGACATTCCTCAACGGCGGCAAACAGCAGCGCGGCGAACTGGTGTCCTGTTTCCTGCTCCGTATTGAAGACAATATGGAGTCGATTGGCCGCGCGGTGAATTCGGCGTTGCAGCTCTCCAAACGCGGCGGCGGCGTGGCGTTTTTGCTCTCCAACCTGCGGGAATCCGGGGCGTCGATTAAGCGCATTGAAAATCAGTCCTCCGGCGTGATTCCGGTGATGAAGATGCTGGAAGATGCGTTCTCTTACGCCAATCAGCTTGGCGCGCGTCAGGGCGCCGGTGCGGTTTACCTGCATGCGCATCACCCGGATATCCTGCGTTTTCTGGATACCAAACGCGAAAACGCCGACGAAAAAATCCGCATCAAAACGCTGTCGCTCGGCGTGGTGATCCCGGATGTCACCTTCCAGTTAGCGAAAGATAACGCGCAGATGGCGCTGTTTTCGCCCTATGACGTGGAACGCCTGTACGGCAAACCGTTTGGGGATGTCGCCATCAGCGAGATGTACGACGAATTACTCGCCAACGAACAAGTGCGTAAAACGTTCATTAACGCCCGCGATTTCTTCCAGACGCTGGCCGAAATTCAGTTCGAATCCGGCTATCCGTACATCATGTACGAAGACACCGTGAATCGCGCCAACCCGATTGCCGGGCGCATCAATATGAGCAACCTGTGCTCGGAAATTTTGCAGGTTAACAGCGCCTCGACCTTCGATGAGAATCTGGATTACGCCCACACCGGGCACGATATCTCCTGCAACTTAGGCTCGCTGAACATCGCGCTGGCGATGGATTCCGCTGACTTCGGCCTGACGGTGGAAACGGCGATCCGCGGGCTGACGGCGGTGTCGGACATGAGCCATATTCGCTCGGTGCCGTCTGTCGAAGCCGGAAATGCCGCCTCGCACGCCATTGGCCTTGGGCAGATGAACCTGCACGGTTATCTGGCGCGGGAAGGCATTGCCTACGGCAGCCCGGAAGGGCTGGATTTCACCAACCTCTATTTCTACACCGTAACGTGGCACGCGCTGAACACCTCGATGAAACTGGCGCGCGAGCGTAACCAGCGCTTCGCCGGGTTTGCTGATTCGCGCTATGCCAGCGGCGAGTCTTTTCGCCAGTATCTTGAGAATGACTGGCAGCCGAAAACCGAGAAAGTCCGTGCGCTGTTTGCCCAGGCGGGCATCACCCTGCCCACGCGCGAAATGTGGCAGCAGCTGCGTGAAGATGTGATGCAGTATGGAATTTATAACCAGAACCTACAGGCGGTGCCGCCGACCGGGTCGATTTCCTATATCAACCACGCGACGTCGAGCATTCACCCGATCGTGTCCAAAATTGAAATTCGCAAGGAAGGCAAAACCGGCCGTGTTTATTATCCCGCGCCGTTTATGACCAACGACAACCTCGCGCTGTATCAGGACGCGTACGAAATCGGACCGGAGAAAATCATCGACACCTACGCCGAAGCGACGAAACACGTCGATCAGGGGCTGTCACTGACACTGTTCTTCCCCGATACCGCCACCACGCGCGACATCAATAAAGCGCAGATCTACGCCTGGAAGAAAGGCATCAAGACGCTGTACTACATCCGCCTGCGCCAGCTCGCACTGGAAGGCACTGAAATTGAAGGCTGCGTGTCGTGCGCGCTGTAA
- the nrdI gene encoding class Ib ribonucleoside-diphosphate reductase assembly flavoprotein NrdI: protein MSTLVYFSSSSENTLRFIERLGLPAVRIPLNERERIQVDEPYILVVPSYGGGGTAGAVPRQVIRFLNDPHNRALIRGVIASGNRNFGEAYARAGDVIAQKCDVPYLYRFELMGTPRDIDNVRKGVSEFWQRQPQNV from the coding sequence ATGAGCACCCTCGTCTACTTCTCCAGCAGTTCCGAAAACACGCTGCGCTTTATCGAGCGTTTAGGGCTGCCCGCGGTGCGCATTCCGCTTAACGAACGGGAGCGCATTCAGGTAGACGAGCCGTACATTCTGGTGGTGCCAAGCTACGGCGGTGGCGGTACGGCAGGCGCCGTGCCTCGCCAGGTGATCCGTTTTTTAAATGACCCACACAATCGCGCACTGATCCGCGGCGTGATTGCGTCGGGAAACCGAAACTTTGGCGAGGCCTACGCCCGCGCCGGAGACGTGATTGCGCAGAAATGTGACGTGCCTTATCTCTACCGTTTTGAGCTGATGGGCACCCCGCGCGATATCGATAATGTGCGAAAAGGAGTGAGCGAATTTTGGCAACGACAACCGCAGAACGTGTGA
- the nrdH gene encoding glutaredoxin-like protein NrdH has protein sequence MRITIYTRNDCVQCHATKRAMESRGFEFEMVNIDHDPAAADTLREQGFRSLPVVFAGDESWSGFRPDMINRLRPEATAARA, from the coding sequence ATGCGCATTACTATTTACACTCGAAACGACTGCGTTCAATGCCACGCCACTAAACGGGCGATGGAATCCCGGGGCTTTGAGTTTGAGATGGTGAACATTGACCACGATCCTGCCGCCGCTGACACCCTGCGCGAGCAAGGATTCCGCTCTCTGCCGGTGGTTTTCGCCGGGGATGAAAGCTGGTCAGGCTTCCGCCCGGACATGATCAACCGCCTGCGCCCTGAGGCGACCGCGGCTCGCGCATGA
- a CDS encoding carboxymuconolactone decarboxylase family protein: MTTLRQPYYELSPEVYAAFVQASKALERSELDLSLIELVYLRVSQINGCAFCLEMHSKALRKQGIEQVKLDALAGWRVSQHFSDRERAALAWAEDVTDIARTRAEDAVYEPLLAYFSAKEISELTFAISLMNAFNRLAVSMRM; the protein is encoded by the coding sequence ATGACCACATTACGTCAGCCTTACTATGAACTGAGCCCTGAAGTCTATGCCGCCTTTGTGCAAGCGAGTAAAGCGCTTGAGCGCAGCGAGCTGGATCTGTCGTTGATTGAACTGGTGTATCTGCGCGTATCGCAGATTAACGGCTGTGCTTTCTGCCTGGAGATGCACAGTAAAGCGCTGCGCAAACAGGGCATTGAGCAGGTGAAACTGGATGCGCTGGCCGGCTGGCGCGTGAGTCAGCACTTCTCGGACCGCGAGCGTGCGGCGCTGGCCTGGGCGGAAGATGTGACCGACATTGCCCGCACCCGTGCGGAAGATGCGGTTTATGAACCGCTGCTGGCGTATTTCAGCGCGAAAGAAATCAGCGAACTGACCTTCGCCATCAGCTTGATGAATGCCTTTAACCGTCTCGCCGTCAGTATGCGCATGTAA
- a CDS encoding PLP-dependent aminotransferase family protein, producing MNDNSRGPRYQQISRQLKAAIEQGELAPGKRLPASRVYAQELGVSRATVEAAYGELVAQGWLERRGQAGTFVSAGVVPGPAAAEPMWYGGEQPEPQPFQMGLPALDLFPRAQWARVMGRRLRTQTRFDLALGDVCGEMTLRSAIVEYLRFSRSIECLPEQVFITTGYAASMALILNTLGQPGDKIWLEDPGFPLIRPLIARQGITCCPVPVDGEGMRIDEGVRLAPDARFALLTPAHQSPLGVALSLPRRHQLLDWAAHREAWIIEDDYDSEFRYQGKPLPPIKSLDAPQRVIYAGTFSKSMFPALRTAWLVVPLPQVAAFRQQASLAACGVPLLWQQTMADFMREGHFWRHLKKMRQHYAQRRQWLEQALAEQGFRVVPQQGGIQLVMNVDGDCRELARRGRQARLAVQALSDWRINSEGESGLLMSFTNISSLAMAQQQAKMLYQAIK from the coding sequence ATGAATGATAACTCCCGTGGACCACGCTACCAGCAAATTTCCCGCCAGCTTAAAGCTGCCATCGAGCAGGGCGAACTCGCGCCGGGCAAGCGGCTGCCTGCCAGCCGGGTTTACGCCCAGGAGCTTGGCGTCTCGCGCGCCACGGTGGAAGCCGCCTACGGCGAGCTGGTGGCGCAGGGCTGGCTTGAGCGGCGCGGGCAAGCGGGAACGTTTGTCAGTGCGGGCGTTGTGCCGGGGCCCGCCGCGGCGGAACCGATGTGGTACGGCGGTGAACAGCCGGAGCCGCAGCCGTTCCAGATGGGGCTGCCCGCGCTGGATCTATTCCCGCGCGCGCAGTGGGCGCGGGTGATGGGGCGGCGACTGCGCACCCAGACGCGCTTCGATTTGGCGCTCGGCGATGTGTGTGGCGAAATGACGCTGCGCAGTGCGATTGTCGAATATCTGCGTTTTTCCCGCAGCATTGAGTGTCTGCCGGAGCAGGTGTTTATCACCACCGGATACGCGGCGTCGATGGCGCTGATTCTGAACACACTCGGCCAGCCGGGGGATAAAATCTGGCTGGAGGACCCCGGTTTTCCGCTGATCCGCCCGTTGATCGCCCGCCAGGGCATTACGTGTTGTCCGGTGCCAGTGGATGGCGAGGGAATGCGGATTGATGAAGGCGTGCGGCTGGCGCCGGATGCGCGTTTTGCGCTACTGACACCCGCGCATCAGAGCCCTCTGGGGGTAGCGTTGTCGCTCCCGCGCCGCCATCAGCTGCTGGACTGGGCCGCGCACCGGGAAGCGTGGATCATCGAAGATGACTACGACAGCGAGTTTCGCTATCAGGGCAAACCGCTGCCGCCGATAAAAAGTCTGGATGCGCCGCAGCGAGTGATTTACGCCGGAACGTTCAGCAAATCGATGTTTCCCGCATTGCGCACCGCCTGGCTGGTGGTGCCGCTCCCGCAGGTGGCCGCGTTTCGTCAGCAGGCGTCACTGGCGGCGTGCGGCGTACCGCTATTGTGGCAGCAGACGATGGCGGATTTCATGCGTGAAGGGCATTTCTGGCGGCATCTGAAAAAGATGCGTCAACATTATGCCCAGCGGCGTCAGTGGCTGGAGCAGGCGCTGGCGGAGCAGGGGTTTCGCGTCGTACCGCAGCAGGGCGGCATTCAGCTGGTGATGAACGTAGACGGTGACTGTCGTGAACTCGCCCGCCGTGGGCGTCAGGCCCGGCTTGCGGTTCAGGCCCTAAGCGACTGGCGAATCAACAGCGAGGGGGAGTCGGGGTTGTTGATGAGCTTTACCAACATCTCAAGTCTGGCGATGGCGCAGCAGCAGGCGAAAATGCTCTATCAGGCCATAAAATAA
- a CDS encoding DUF883 domain-containing protein, which yields MFNRPNRNDVDDGVQDIQNDVSQLADSLEEVLKSWGSDAKDESDNAQRKAKALLRETRARMHGRTRVKQAACDAVGCADSFIRDKPWQTVGAAAAVGIFIGALLSMRR from the coding sequence ATGTTCAACAGACCTAATCGCAACGATGTAGATGATGGCGTTCAGGATATTCAAAACGATGTAAGCCAACTGGCCGACTCGCTGGAAGAGGTACTGAAGTCCTGGGGCAGCGATGCCAAAGACGAATCAGATAACGCCCAGCGCAAAGCCAAAGCATTGCTGCGTGAAACACGTGCCAGAATGCATGGTCGCACTCGCGTCAAACAGGCAGCGTGCGATGCCGTAGGGTGCGCGGACAGTTTTATCCGCGATAAACCGTGGCAAACGGTGGGGGCCGCAGCAGCGGTCGGTATCTTTATTGGCGCATTACTGAGTATGCGTCGATAA
- a CDS encoding DUF2002 family protein codes for MYLRPDEVARVLEKVGFTMDDVTQKIYGYRRGDNYVYVNREARMGRTALIIHPALKERSHMLADPASDIKTCDHYQQFPLYLGGDAQQHYGIPHGFSSRIALERFLNGLFGDGL; via the coding sequence ATGTATTTACGACCTGATGAGGTAGCGCGCGTTCTTGAAAAAGTCGGTTTCACGATGGACGACGTGACGCAGAAAATTTACGGCTATCGCCGTGGCGATAATTATGTCTATGTGAATCGCGAAGCGAGGATGGGCAGAACGGCGCTTATCATTCATCCGGCCCTTAAAGAGCGCAGCCATATGCTGGCGGACCCGGCTTCAGACATTAAAACCTGCGACCATTATCAGCAGTTTCCGCTTTATTTAGGTGGTGATGCGCAACAGCATTATGGAATTCCGCACGGCTTCAGCTCTCGTATTGCGCTTGAGCGTTTTCTGAATGGACTTTTTGGCGACGGGTTATAA
- the alaE gene encoding L-alanine exporter AlaE yields MFSTQSRLRHAAADTFAMVVYCSVVNMLIEIFLSGMSFEQSLSSRLVAIPVNILIAWPYGFYRDWMMRHARRLSPAKWMKNLADVVAYVTFQSPVYVLILLSVGADWHQIAAAVSSNIVVSMVMGAVYGYFLDYCRRLFRVSQYA; encoded by the coding sequence ATGTTCTCTACGCAGTCCCGCCTGCGTCATGCGGCAGCAGACACTTTTGCCATGGTGGTCTACTGTTCCGTCGTGAACATGTTGATTGAAATATTTCTCTCCGGTATGAGCTTTGAGCAGTCACTTTCTTCGCGTCTGGTGGCTATCCCGGTCAACATATTAATTGCATGGCCGTACGGTTTTTACCGTGACTGGATGATGCGTCATGCCCGCCGGTTGAGCCCGGCAAAATGGATGAAGAATCTCGCCGACGTCGTGGCCTACGTGACATTTCAGTCGCCGGTGTATGTGTTGATTTTACTGTCGGTGGGCGCAGACTGGCATCAGATTGCCGCTGCGGTAAGTTCGAATATCGTGGTGTCGATGGTGATGGGCGCTGTTTACGGGTATTTCCTCGATTATTGCCGCCGCCTGTTTCGCGTCAGCCAGTACGCCTGA
- the stpA gene encoding DNA-binding protein StpA, translated as MYIMLQKLNNIRTLRAMTREFSIDVLEEMLEKLRIVTEEKRSEEESLRENLAEKQEKINTWLELMKSEGISPDDLVGDIAAATGTGKKRAARPAKYRFTDFNGEQKTWTGQGRMPKPIAQAVANGQSLNDFLI; from the coding sequence ATGTACATTATGTTACAGAAACTTAATAATATTCGTACCCTTCGCGCCATGACGCGTGAATTCTCCATTGACGTGCTTGAAGAGATGCTGGAAAAACTCAGGATCGTGACTGAAGAAAAACGTAGCGAAGAAGAAAGCCTGCGTGAAAACTTGGCCGAGAAGCAGGAAAAAATCAATACCTGGCTTGAGCTTATGAAATCCGAAGGCATCTCCCCGGATGACCTGGTTGGTGACATTGCGGCAGCAACCGGCACCGGCAAAAAGCGTGCGGCTCGCCCGGCAAAATACCGTTTCACCGATTTCAACGGTGAGCAAAAAACCTGGACCGGCCAGGGCAGAATGCCGAAGCCGATCGCTCAGGCCGTGGCTAACGGTCAATCGCTTAATGATTTTCTGATCTAA
- a CDS encoding YqaE/Pmp3 family membrane protein codes for MGFWRIVFTILIPPLGVLLGKGFGWAFILNIVLTLLGYIPGLIHAFWVQSRD; via the coding sequence ATGGGTTTCTGGCGCATCGTTTTTACCATTCTCATCCCACCGTTGGGCGTTTTGCTGGGTAAAGGATTTGGCTGGGCGTTTATCCTTAACATCGTGCTGACGCTGCTCGGTTATATTCCGGGTCTGATCCACGCGTTCTGGGTTCAGTCCCGCGACTGA
- a CDS encoding short chain dehydrogenase — MKIVIVGASGTVGRAVAAELDKNGQHQLIRVGHRQGDVLVDLTDEASVDALFSQTGKVDAIIATTGNVFFGPLSKMTAEDFTLGLQDKLLGQIRLALKGQHFLNDGGSITLISGIIADVPIAQGVNATTVNAALAGFVKAAACELPRGIRINLVSPTMLTESEAAYGPFFPGFESVPATRVALAFRRSVEGVQSGQVFKVGY, encoded by the coding sequence ATGAAAATTGTTATCGTGGGTGCCAGTGGCACCGTTGGGCGCGCAGTGGCCGCTGAACTGGACAAAAATGGGCAGCACCAGCTGATTCGCGTTGGCCATCGTCAGGGCGATGTATTGGTGGATCTCACTGATGAAGCCAGCGTTGATGCCCTGTTTTCCCAAACCGGTAAAGTGGATGCGATCATTGCCACCACCGGGAATGTTTTTTTCGGCCCCCTGAGCAAGATGACGGCGGAAGATTTTACTCTCGGGTTGCAGGATAAGCTGCTCGGTCAGATTCGCCTGGCGCTAAAGGGCCAGCATTTTCTCAACGATGGCGGGTCCATTACGCTGATTAGCGGGATCATCGCCGATGTGCCTATCGCCCAGGGTGTCAACGCCACGACCGTTAATGCGGCATTAGCGGGCTTTGTGAAAGCCGCTGCCTGTGAATTACCGCGAGGGATACGGATAAACCTGGTGAGCCCGACGATGTTGACCGAATCGGAAGCGGCCTACGGCCCGTTCTTCCCTGGCTTTGAAAGCGTTCCGGCCACACGCGTGGCGCTGGCATTTCGTCGGAGCGTGGAAGGGGTGCAAAGCGGGCAGGTGTTTAAAGTCGGATATTAA
- a CDS encoding LysR substrate-binding domain-containing protein, with product MDKLRSMEIFVTVVECGSFTDAAARLEISAVMVGKYITQLEAELGARMLDRTTRRQSLTDAGRVYAQECRRVLEQVAVADASVERLRATPSGMLRISAPSSLGACIVAPAVATFLQQFPQVRAELDLSNRMVNLVEEGFDLAVRIGDLRDGDLVAKPLCLYRMVICASPAYLARYGTPQSPQDLTAHRCLSHMVWNARNEWQLPGSEAESPWRRDPVLACNDGLGLKMAALAGAGLLLQPEILLRDEIKRGELVQVLDAWLPTPRPVHMVYRHDLRRLPKLSGFIEHLQHVVTTLGYLH from the coding sequence ATGGATAAGCTTCGCAGTATGGAAATCTTCGTGACGGTGGTCGAATGCGGCAGCTTTACTGACGCGGCGGCGCGGCTGGAGATTTCTGCGGTAATGGTCGGGAAGTATATTACTCAGCTGGAAGCGGAACTGGGAGCGCGAATGCTCGACAGAACCACCCGGCGCCAAAGCCTGACAGATGCCGGACGCGTTTACGCGCAGGAGTGTCGACGGGTGCTGGAACAGGTCGCGGTAGCGGATGCTTCCGTAGAGCGCCTGCGTGCGACGCCGTCCGGGATGCTGCGTATCAGCGCCCCTTCAAGTTTAGGGGCCTGCATTGTGGCGCCTGCTGTTGCGACTTTTTTACAGCAATTCCCGCAGGTGCGGGCCGAGCTCGATCTCAGTAACCGAATGGTCAATCTGGTCGAAGAAGGGTTCGATCTCGCGGTGCGAATTGGAGATTTGCGCGACGGCGATCTGGTGGCAAAACCGCTGTGCCTGTATCGCATGGTCATCTGTGCCTCACCGGCGTATCTCGCGCGCTACGGCACGCCGCAATCCCCGCAGGATTTAACGGCCCACCGCTGCTTGTCACATATGGTGTGGAATGCCCGTAACGAATGGCAACTGCCCGGCAGTGAGGCGGAAAGCCCATGGCGGCGCGATCCGGTGCTGGCCTGTAACGATGGACTGGGCCTGAAAATGGCGGCGCTGGCCGGAGCGGGGCTGTTGCTTCAGCCTGAAATCTTACTGCGCGATGAAATCAAACGCGGCGAGCTGGTGCAGGTGCTCGATGCCTGGCTGCCCACGCCGCGTCCGGTACACATGGTTTATCGCCACGATCTGCGTCGCCTGCCTAAGCTCAGTGGGTTTATTGAACACTTACAGCACGTGGTGACGACGCTCGGCTATTTGCATTGA
- a CDS encoding GNAT family N-acetyltransferase: protein MDILEDSTSFYVNNADGKRVAEVVFVPTGEHLTIIEHTDVDGSLKGQGVGKKLVAKVVERMRRENRKIIPLCPFAKHEFDTTPDYADIRA from the coding sequence ATGGATATTCTGGAAGATAGCACCAGTTTTTATGTGAACAATGCCGACGGAAAACGCGTGGCGGAGGTGGTTTTTGTGCCCACTGGCGAACACCTGACAATCATCGAACATACCGATGTGGATGGGAGCCTGAAGGGCCAGGGCGTGGGTAAAAAGCTAGTCGCGAAAGTCGTGGAGCGCATGCGCCGCGAAAACCGCAAAATTATACCGCTGTGCCCATTCGCCAAACATGAGTTTGATACCACGCCGGACTATGCCGATATTCGGGCATAG